Proteins encoded within one genomic window of Humulus lupulus chromosome 1, drHumLupu1.1, whole genome shotgun sequence:
- the LOC133782950 gene encoding uncharacterized protein LOC133782950 yields MNGVTNDAVRLRLFPFSLRDRAKSWLISMEANSITTWQELTQKNLAKFFPPSLSARYRGEINNFHQKDGESLYDAWERFKELLRKCPHHGIEKWMLVHIFYNGLCGITRTIIDAAFGGAFMSKSANEAYDLLEEMAMNNYQWPSERETTKKVAGVHELDAISMFSAQVATLTKQLQQNNIHAQAPVMQMKIKCELCGGPHLFEQCTNRDFNNIPMEQVQAIGNFPRPSNNPYSMSYNPGWRNHPNFSWTNGQGSQQQFQQNQPQYPRPPPGFYQQQPVRPAQQQMQAKQDGQADVLTQFMTETRSSIRSLETQIGQLATLMANQAQGNLPSTTEVNPKGNPNEQCQAITLRSGTVYEGISVEKRVEQKQDQHAPNVEDKKTCEEKVKEIPPAREVVPPVSIDHHRKIPYPQRLQKNRLDKQFAKFLEVFKRLHINIPFAEALEQMPSYVKFMKDILSKKRKMEDYETVALTEECSAILQRKLPQKLRDLGSFTIPRTIGNFECKHALCGLGASINLMPLSVFKRLGLGEAKPTTITLQLADQSLAHPRGIIEDVLVKVDKFIFPADFIVLDMEEDANVPIILGRPFLGTGQALIDVQKGELKLRVEGDEVVFSVFKAMAYPMASDSCYSVDVIDKAVLERRVSSDALEAVLTGGEEDEDDDEMKEYVKWINSYHPYLKKFEELAEAIDRPLTSIQ; encoded by the coding sequence ATGAACGGAGTGACCAATGATGCAGTGAGATTGAGACTTTTCCCGTTTTCATTGAGGGACCGAGCAAAGAGTTGGCTTATTTCTATGGAAGCCAATTCTATCACAACATGGCAGGAGCTAACTCAAAAAAATTTAGCAAAATTTTTCCCACCATCGTTGTCTGCAAGGTATAGAGGTGAAATCAACAATTTTCACCAAAAAGATGGTGAATCGCTGTATGATGCgtgggagaggtttaaggagctGTTGAGAAAATGTCCCCATCATGGAATCGAAAAATGGATGTTAGTCCATAttttttacaatggtttgtgtGGTATTACTCGCACAATCATAGATGCAGCGTTTGGAGGAGCGTTCATGAGTAAGAGCGCTAATGAGGCTTATGATCTGTTGGAAGAAATGGCTATGAATAACTATCAATGGCCATCAGAAAGAGAAACCACTAAGAAGGTGGCTGGAGTGCATGAATTGGATGCCATTTCAATGTTTTCCGCTCAAGTGGCAACATTAACTAAACAGTTACAGCAGAACAACATTCATGCTCAGGCGCCCGTGATGCAGATGAAGATTAAATGTGAGTTATGTGGGGGGCCTCATTTATTTGAACAATGCACAAATAGGGATTTTAACAATATTCCTATGGAGCAAGTGCAAGCAATAGGGAACTTCCCAAGGCCCTCCAATAACCCATATTCCATGAGTTACAATCCAGGGTGGCGGAATCACCCAAATTTTTCGTGGACAAATGGGCAGGGCAGTCAGCAACAGTTTCAACAGAATCAACCACAGTATCCTCGACCTCCTCCTGGGTTTTATCAACAGCAACCAGTAAGACCTGCACAGCAACAGATGCAAGCAAAGCAAGACGGTCAGGCTGATGTGTTAACTCAATTTATGACAGAAACGAGATCATCAATTCGGAGCTTGGAAACTCAGATCGGACAGTTAGCCACACTTATGGCAAACCAAGCTCAAGGGAACTTGCCAAGCACTACTGAGGTGAATCCAAAGGGGAATCCTAACGAACAGTGTCAGGCgattactttgaggagtggaacaGTATATGAGGGAATAAGTGTGGAAAAGAGAGTCGAGCAGAAGCAAGATCAACATGCACCCAATGTTGAGGACAAGAAGACTTGCGAAGAGAAGGTTAAAGAGATTCCGCCAGCAAGAGAAGTGGTACCTCCGGTGTCTATAGATCATCacagaaaaattccatatccaCAGAGACTCCAAAAGAACCGTCTTGACAAGCAGTTTGCAAAGTTCTTAGAGGTATTCAAGAGGCTGCATATCAACATACCCTTTGCAGAAGCATTAGAACAGATGCCCAGTTACGTTAAATTTATGAAAGATATTTTATCAAAGAAGAGAAAGATGGAGGATTACGAAACTGTGGCATTGACCGAAGAATGCAGTGCTATTTTGCAAAGGAAGCTTCCACAGAAGTTGAGAGATCTTGGAAGTTTCACAATCCCACGCACAATTGGTAACTTTGAGTGTAAACATGCACTATGTGGTTTGGGAGCCAGCATAAATCTCATGCCTCTATCAgtatttaaaagacttggtttgggtgagGCAAAGCCAACAACTATTACACTACAGTTGGCAGATCAATCACTGGCTCATCCGAGGGGGATTATTGAAGATGTGCTAGTGAAGGTCGACAAATTCATTTTCCCTGCAGATTTTATTGTgctggacatggaggaggatgcAAATGTCCCAATTATTCTTGGGCGACCGTTTCTAGGAACAGGACAAGCTCTCATAGATGTGCAAAAGGGAGAGCTTAAACTCAGAGTCGAGGGGGACGAGGTGGTATTTAGTGTCTTCAAGGCAATGGCGTATCCGATGGCCAGTGACAGTTGCTacagtgtggatgtgatagataAAGCAGTGTTGGAAAGAAGGGTCAGTAGTGATGCTTTAGAGGCAGTGTTGACTGGTGGggaggaagatgaagatgatgaCGAGATGAAAGAATATGTAAAGTGGATTAACTCTTACCACCCGTatttgaagaaatttgaagagttgGCAGAGGCCATTGATCGACCATTAACATCCATTCAGTAG